In one Cronobacter dublinensis subsp. dublinensis LMG 23823 genomic region, the following are encoded:
- the ilvD gene encoding dihydroxy-acid dehydratase, whose product MPKYRSATTTHGRNMAGARALWRATGMTDADFGKPIIAVVNSFTQFVPGHVHLRDLGKLVAEQIEAAGGVAKEFNTIAVDDGIAMGHGGMLYSLPSRELIADSVEYMVNAHCADAMVCISNCDKITPGMLMAALRLNIPVIFVSGGPMEAGKTKLSDQIIKLDLVDAMIQGANPHVSDEQSDQVERSACPTCGSCSGMFTANSMNCLTEALGLSQPGNGSLLATHADRKDLFINAGKRIVSLTKRYYEQDDASALPRNIASKAAFENAMTLDIAMGGSTNTVLHLLAAAQEAEIDFTMSDIDRLSRKVPQLCKVAPSTQKYHMEDVHRAGGVIGILGELDRAGLLNRDVNNVLGLTLPQTLEQYDVMLTQDSAVKEMFRAGPAGIRTTQAFSQSCRWDTLDDDRQEGCIRSLEHAYSQDGGLAVLYGNFAENGCIVKTAGVDEGSLVFRGPAKVYESQDDAVEAILGGKVVAGDVVVIRYEGPKGGPGMQEMLYPTSFLKSMGLGKACALITDGRFSGGTSGLSIGHVSPEAASGGNIALIEDGDMIAIDIPNRGIQLEVSDQQLAARREAQEARGAEAWTPRSRERQVSFALRAYASLATSADKGAVRDKSKLGG is encoded by the coding sequence ATGCCTAAGTACCGTTCTGCCACCACCACGCACGGCCGCAACATGGCGGGTGCCCGCGCCTTATGGCGCGCCACGGGAATGACCGACGCCGATTTTGGCAAGCCGATTATTGCGGTTGTGAACTCGTTTACCCAGTTCGTGCCGGGCCATGTTCATCTGCGCGATCTGGGCAAACTGGTTGCGGAGCAAATTGAGGCGGCGGGCGGCGTGGCGAAAGAGTTCAATACCATCGCGGTCGATGACGGCATCGCCATGGGACACGGCGGCATGCTTTATTCACTGCCGTCTCGCGAGCTTATTGCTGACTCCGTGGAGTACATGGTAAACGCCCACTGCGCAGACGCCATGGTCTGTATCTCTAACTGCGACAAAATCACGCCAGGGATGCTGATGGCTGCCCTGCGTCTGAACATTCCGGTGATTTTCGTCTCCGGCGGTCCGATGGAAGCCGGTAAAACCAAACTTTCCGACCAAATCATCAAGCTGGATCTGGTTGATGCGATGATCCAGGGCGCGAACCCGCACGTCAGCGACGAGCAAAGCGATCAGGTGGAACGCTCCGCCTGCCCGACCTGCGGCTCCTGCTCTGGTATGTTCACCGCCAACTCCATGAACTGTCTGACCGAGGCGCTGGGCCTGTCCCAGCCGGGCAACGGCTCGCTGCTCGCGACTCACGCCGACCGCAAAGATCTCTTTATCAATGCGGGTAAACGCATTGTCTCGCTCACCAAACGTTATTACGAGCAGGATGATGCCAGCGCCCTGCCGCGTAACATCGCGAGCAAAGCGGCGTTTGAAAACGCCATGACGCTCGACATCGCCATGGGCGGCTCCACCAATACCGTTCTTCATCTGCTGGCGGCGGCGCAGGAGGCGGAAATCGACTTCACGATGAGCGATATTGACCGTCTTTCCCGTAAAGTGCCGCAGCTGTGTAAAGTTGCGCCGAGTACTCAGAAATACCATATGGAAGATGTTCACCGCGCGGGCGGGGTCATCGGCATTCTCGGCGAGCTGGATCGCGCAGGTCTGCTGAACCGTGACGTCAATAACGTGCTGGGACTGACGCTGCCGCAGACGCTTGAGCAATATGACGTCATGCTCACTCAGGATAGCGCGGTGAAAGAGATGTTCCGCGCAGGCCCGGCGGGCATTCGCACTACCCAGGCGTTTTCGCAATCCTGCCGCTGGGACACGCTGGATGACGATCGACAGGAAGGCTGTATTCGCTCGCTGGAGCACGCGTATAGCCAGGACGGCGGGCTGGCCGTGCTGTATGGCAACTTCGCAGAAAACGGCTGCATCGTGAAAACCGCCGGGGTGGATGAAGGCAGCCTGGTCTTCCGTGGCCCTGCGAAAGTCTATGAAAGCCAGGATGACGCCGTAGAGGCGATTCTCGGCGGTAAAGTCGTCGCGGGCGATGTCGTGGTTATCCGTTACGAAGGGCCGAAGGGCGGGCCGGGGATGCAGGAAATGCTCTACCCGACCAGCTTCCTGAAATCGATGGGGCTTGGTAAAGCCTGTGCGCTCATCACCGATGGCCGCTTCTCCGGCGGTACGTCCGGGCTGTCTATCGGTCATGTCTCTCCGGAGGCTGCCAGCGGCGGCAATATCGCGCTGATTGAAGATGGCGACATGATTGCCATTGATATCCCGAATCGTGGCATCCAGCTTGAGGTCAGCGATCAGCAGCTGGCCGCGCGCCGTGAAGCGCAGGAAGCACGCGGTGCCGAGGCCTGGACTCCACGCAGCCGCGAACGCCAGGTTTCCTTCGCGCTGCGCGCTTACGCAAGCCTTGCCACCAGCGCCGATAAAGGCGCCGTGCGCGATAAATCGAAACTGGGAGGCTAA